In Hermetia illucens chromosome 1, iHerIll2.2.curated.20191125, whole genome shotgun sequence, one genomic interval encodes:
- the LOC119661024 gene encoding adult cuticle protein 1-like yields MKFVIAVVMLALAAGAQSGYVPLPYLASPLSYTAVSGPGYYAAAPGAVAVHASPLVSAYSAPAITAYSAPVVAPAVVAAEGSYVAQNRGAVHVAPLPGHLNSAASVNLEPAPGTL; encoded by the exons ATGAAG TTCGTCATTGCCGTAGTCATGTTGGCTTTAGCCGCAGGAGCTCAATCCGGATATgttcctcttccatatttggctTCACCTTTGTCATACACCGCTGTTAGTGGTCCTGGATACTATGCTGCTGCTCCAGGAGCTGTAGCCGTGCATGCTTCTCCACTTGTAAGTGCCTACTCTGCTCCTGCTATCACCGCCTACTCCGCCCCAGTTGTTGCACCAGCTGTCGTTGCCGCTGAAGGAAGTTATGTAGCCCAAAACCGTGGTGCCGTACATGTTGCCCCATTGCCAGGACACCTCAACTCTGCCGCTTCAGTCAACTTGGAACCCGCACCAGGAACCTTGTAA
- the LOC119661221 gene encoding adult cuticle protein 1-like: MKFAVVVVVLGLAAGIQSHALPWAVPAVPVEGSYVAKTQGAVHVAPLSGHANSAAAINLESAPGTVSAHELQGEYVAKTQGAVHVAPLAGHAKSVIADNDRAAPGTAGQWIAPAVVPAYTPAVAHTPVIAPVVQAEGEYVAKTQGAVHVAPLAGHAKSVASINDDAAPGTIHGWAAPVVPAVAPVYTPAVAPVHTPIIAPAYTPAVAYSSIATHPAVVPHAAVLPSVEGSYVAQTRGAAHIAPLAGHAHSAASINLQPAPGTVY; encoded by the exons ATGAAG TTCGCCGTTGTCGTAGTCGTGTTGGGCCTAGCCGCTGGTATTCAATCACATGCCTTGCCATGGGCTGTTCCCGCCGTTCCAGTCGAAGGTAGCTATGTTGCCAAAACCCAAGGTGCCGTTCACGTAGCGCCATTGTCTGGACATGCAAACTCCGCTGCTGCCATCAATCTTGAATCTGCTCCTGGTACTGTTTCCGCCCATGAGCTCCAAGGAGAATATGTTGCCAAAACTCAAGGAGCGGTTCATGTCGCTCCTCTTGCAGGACATGCCAAATCGGTGATTGCTGATAACGATCGTGCTGCTCCTGGCACTGCTGGTCAATGGATCGCCCCAGCTGTTGTCCCAGCATATACCCCAGCTGTAGCTCATACTCCAGTTATTGCTCCTGTTGTTCAAGCTGAGGGAGAATATGTTGCCAAAACCCAAGGTGCGGTTCATGTAGCTCCACTTGCAGGTCACGCCAAATCGGTCGCTTCAATCAATGATGACGCTGCTCCAGGTACCATCCATGGATGGGCTGCTCCTGTCGTTCCTGCTGTAGCTCCAGTTTATACTCCAGCCGTTGCTCCAGTTCATACTCCAATTATTGCTCCTGCATACACTCCAGCTGTAGCATATTCCTCAATTGCTACTCACCCTGCCGTAGTTCCCCATGCTGCAGTCTTACCATCTGTTGAAGGAAGTTATGTAGCTCAAACTCGTGGAGCCGCTCATATTGCTCCATTGGCAGGACACGCTCACTCTGCTGCTTCTATTAACTTGCAACCAGCTCCAGGAACTGTTTACTAA
- the LOC119661547 gene encoding adult cuticle protein 1-like, with translation MKFVIAVVMLSLALGAQSGLLRLPYLASPLPYTVVSGPRWVAAPERSIAVHASLHPVPIVSTYAAPVVTTYHSVPIPAQGDYIAKTRGSLHVAPLPGHINSVRSINLEPAPGTL, from the exons ATGAag TTCGTTATTGCCGtagtcatgttatccctcgctCTTGGAGCACAATCAGGACTTCTGCGTCTTCCGTACTTGGCTTCACCTCTGCCGTACACCGTTGTCAGTGGTCCTCGCTGGGTGGCTGCCCCCGAAAGGTCCATCGCTGTTCATGCCTCTCTACACCCTGTCCCCATCGTTTCAACTTATGCTGCTCCTGTCGTCACTACCTATCATTCAGTACCCATTCCTGCTCAAGGAGATTATATAGCAAAAACACGAGGATCACTCCACGTTGCTCCATTGCCAGGACATATCAACTCAGTTAGATCGATCAACTTGGAACCTGCACCAGGAACTCTATAA